From Alkalidesulfovibrio alkalitolerans DSM 16529, a single genomic window includes:
- a CDS encoding fatty acid desaturase family protein — MEYRIPTLANAAVATILLGLNALMFVIVPLVLVPSSAWWLLVLLPCALATNSMWFLAHEAFHANLMPGKRLNEVLGRALCVCLFVPFVVVRFGHLQHHRFNGALVDRPDLYDANRTWPPLAWIGYYFQLIGGFYLQEALSFFVFLLPRRLIPKAVRAGLSAYDEGSARIRDLAATTFAKPEIVRAARVDLVLALALHGLALWLYGPWWWAFALAVALRAFMVSFANNLPHYGTGTADVKYALNLRLPRAVNFLLLNFYCHRVHHHDPRIPWTRLPRVMREQGMEFDVGYMQAARAQFKGPIALNALNGR, encoded by the coding sequence ATGGAATACCGCATACCCACCCTTGCCAACGCGGCCGTGGCCACGATCCTGCTCGGACTGAACGCGCTCATGTTCGTGATCGTTCCTCTCGTTCTCGTGCCGTCGAGCGCCTGGTGGCTGCTTGTGCTCCTGCCCTGCGCCCTGGCCACGAACAGCATGTGGTTTCTGGCGCACGAGGCCTTTCACGCCAATCTCATGCCGGGCAAGCGGCTCAATGAAGTTCTCGGGCGGGCCCTGTGCGTCTGCCTTTTCGTGCCTTTCGTGGTCGTGCGTTTCGGCCACCTGCAGCACCACCGCTTCAACGGCGCACTCGTGGACAGGCCGGATCTGTACGACGCCAACCGTACCTGGCCGCCGCTGGCCTGGATCGGCTACTATTTCCAACTCATAGGCGGCTTTTATCTGCAAGAGGCCCTGAGCTTTTTCGTCTTCCTGCTGCCGCGGCGGCTTATTCCCAAGGCCGTGCGCGCCGGGCTTTCGGCCTATGACGAGGGCTCGGCCCGGATCCGCGATCTGGCCGCCACGACCTTCGCCAAGCCCGAGATAGTGCGCGCCGCGCGCGTGGATCTCGTCCTGGCCCTGGCCCTGCACGGCCTGGCGCTGTGGCTGTACGGGCCGTGGTGGTGGGCGTTCGCGCTGGCGGTGGCGCTTCGCGCCTTCATGGTCTCGTTCGCCAACAACCTGCCGCACTACGGCACGGGCACGGCGGACGTCAAATACGCCCTCAACCTGCGCCTGCCGCGCGCGGTCAATTTTTTGCTCCTCAACTTCTACTGCCACCGGGTGCATCACCACGACCCCCGCATCCCCTGGACGCGGTTGCCGCGCGTCATGCGCGAGCAGGGCATGGAGTTCGACGTCGGCTACATGCAGGCGGCCAGGGCGCAGTTCAAGGGGCCCATCGCCCTGAACGCCCTGAACGGGCGTTAG